One Hydrogenoanaerobacterium saccharovorans DNA segment encodes these proteins:
- a CDS encoding 5' nucleotidase, NT5C type translates to MKREFKMPDDSISIAEMEDYGYVYDVSNEMLPLNLEKALELFKYCSIYRLDRDNSEGLMESEEEIREHFEYGGIVGVEMDSYVNIFGIERKRLFVDMDGTLAVFKPTNRLEALYEKDYFANLKPIDSVIGAIKLIIKQHPEVEVNILSSYLSDSPYALQEKNEWLDMYLPETNSDKRRIFLPCGQDKKDYVAGGIKETDYLLDDYTHNLSQWEPPAKGIKLLNGINHTRGTWDKDRIRFDKSSEQLASDIINVMAGVAQVKDDKPELTDGKEQAQMADFMDSTIVEVLKQKGNVMLLQWHYPNNNFEYSVHYLDATLDGVRNGTYFDKDNLDKCQARFDEKTKDITETAEKDFSGFSYPYQKGYVLFNKPINHEVDHAPIKTQPVQEQPPKLERITSFVREILSEPSQTGENKYYGYCNGTRETEGFDTIDELIKNNSRYTRADIAANAPMPDYNILSLYYSDGTVFRIKGDEHNVDFTKMPAKELKEFVDTFQKEQPKSKYKYKSQTAPHQQPKKQFNEQQYEQAKNTNLVAFLQGRGYDLYPSGGWYRWRDHPSLAVNEDGRWAWHSQNLKGGPIDFLVKCENYQFVDAVLKLAGDTNSYVPNLEEIRKEKAEEPKPPMKLPPANSDNKRAIAYLVKTRGLDEKIVKSLIKDKIIYESADYHNVIFVGYDKDGAAKYAAQRGTITNAKMPFKRDVQNSDKSYAFHLRGTSATKIAVFEAPIDAISHKCIQKIFKQDYNSINRIALGGVSDKALERYLQDNPLITDITFGTDNDERGHKAAKELMQKYKDLGYNVSRMTPRGKDFNDDLLNIRTEFAQQSARVQAQPQNEQGAEPDMG, encoded by the coding sequence TTGAAAAGAGAATTTAAAATGCCTGATGACTCAATTTCTATTGCAGAAATGGAAGATTACGGATATGTTTACGACGTATCTAATGAAATGTTACCATTAAACCTCGAAAAAGCATTGGAACTTTTTAAATATTGTTCAATTTATAGATTAGACAGGGATAATTCAGAGGGATTAATGGAAAGCGAAGAGGAAATTAGAGAACATTTTGAATACGGTGGTATTGTAGGAGTCGAAATGGATAGTTACGTGAATATTTTCGGCATAGAAAGAAAACGGCTCTTCGTTGACATGGACGGTACTCTAGCAGTATTTAAACCGACAAACCGGTTGGAAGCCCTCTATGAAAAAGATTATTTTGCAAACCTAAAACCAATTGATAGTGTTATCGGAGCAATTAAACTAATAATAAAACAGCACCCCGAAGTCGAGGTCAACATTCTATCCTCTTATTTATCCGACAGCCCTTACGCTTTACAAGAGAAAAATGAGTGGCTAGACATGTACCTACCAGAAACAAATAGTGACAAACGCCGAATATTCCTTCCATGCGGTCAAGACAAGAAAGATTATGTTGCAGGCGGAATTAAAGAAACGGATTACTTGCTGGATGACTATACCCATAACCTCAGCCAGTGGGAACCGCCTGCAAAAGGAATTAAACTATTAAACGGCATCAACCACACCAGGGGAACTTGGGACAAGGACCGAATACGTTTTGATAAATCCTCTGAACAGTTGGCATCTGATATTATTAATGTGATGGCAGGCGTAGCACAAGTCAAAGATGATAAACCGGAATTAACAGATGGAAAGGAGCAAGCACAAATGGCAGACTTTATGGATAGTACAATCGTTGAGGTTCTAAAGCAGAAAGGCAATGTAATGCTGCTGCAATGGCATTATCCAAACAATAACTTTGAGTACTCCGTGCACTATCTAGATGCAACGTTAGATGGTGTACGAAATGGCACTTATTTTGATAAAGATAACCTTGATAAGTGCCAAGCTCGCTTTGATGAGAAAACCAAAGATATAACAGAAACCGCTGAAAAAGATTTCAGCGGTTTTTCTTATCCCTATCAAAAAGGTTACGTCCTGTTTAATAAGCCAATTAATCACGAAGTCGACCATGCACCAATCAAAACACAGCCGGTTCAGGAGCAGCCCCCAAAGTTAGAACGTATCACAAGCTTTGTTCGTGAAATTCTTTCTGAACCGTCACAGACTGGTGAAAACAAATATTATGGGTATTGCAACGGAACACGAGAAACGGAAGGCTTTGATACTATTGACGAACTCATTAAAAACAACAGCCGGTACACCCGTGCAGACATTGCCGCCAACGCACCTATGCCGGATTACAACATTCTGAGCCTGTATTACAGCGATGGAACAGTATTCCGAATTAAGGGCGATGAGCACAACGTTGACTTTACAAAAATGCCTGCAAAAGAATTAAAAGAATTCGTTGATACTTTTCAGAAAGAGCAACCAAAATCAAAGTACAAATACAAATCACAGACAGCACCCCACCAACAACCGAAAAAACAATTCAATGAACAGCAATACGAACAGGCAAAAAACACAAACTTGGTTGCATTCCTCCAAGGTCGAGGTTATGACCTATACCCATCCGGAGGATGGTACCGATGGAGAGACCATCCAAGCCTTGCGGTGAACGAAGATGGGCGTTGGGCGTGGCATTCTCAGAACCTCAAAGGAGGTCCGATTGACTTTCTTGTAAAATGTGAAAACTACCAATTTGTGGATGCTGTACTTAAGCTTGCCGGAGATACAAATTCATATGTTCCAAATCTTGAAGAAATCCGCAAAGAGAAAGCGGAAGAACCCAAGCCGCCGATGAAGCTTCCACCCGCAAACAGCGACAACAAAAGAGCTATCGCTTATCTTGTTAAAACAAGAGGACTGGATGAAAAAATCGTAAAAAGCCTTATAAAAGATAAAATCATTTACGAATCAGCAGATTACCATAATGTTATATTTGTGGGTTATGACAAAGACGGTGCAGCTAAATACGCAGCACAGCGTGGTACCATTACTAATGCGAAAATGCCCTTTAAGCGTGACGTGCAGAACAGCGACAAAAGCTACGCATTTCATTTGCGCGGTACATCCGCAACTAAGATTGCAGTGTTTGAAGCCCCAATCGATGCTATCAGCCACAAGTGCATACAAAAGATTTTTAAGCAAGATTACAACTCCATCAATCGTATTGCACTGGGTGGTGTATCCGACAAAGCTCTGGAACGTTACCTGCAGGACAATCCACTGATAACCGATATAACGTTTGGTACAGACAATGATGAGCGCGGACATAAAGCGGCTAAGGAGCTGATGCAAAAGTATAAAGACCTGGGTTACAACGTTTCAAGAATGACACCCAGGGGCAAAGATTTTAACGATGACCTGCTTAATATACGAACAGAGTTCGCCCAACAGTCTGCCAGGGTACAGGCACAACCACAAAATGAACAGGGAGCTGAACCGGATATGGGGTAG
- a CDS encoding DUF6550 family protein has product MTKKTKIIVTALAAIVVVFAGVGIYMLTKDSPFIVDPVHVLAEEAASEPTSKADDTDDQEYKVPPIVVTPPAEKTIKDTKNSTPEENTEVVTKNPDGTKTTEIVRPEFEKPEPPAPPEVDEKEAMDPEKPPEYTPEQKKPNKEPKKPTGGESNNKGEIYVPGFGWQKPVENTFEVAENAGTGEVIGY; this is encoded by the coding sequence ATGACTAAAAAGACGAAAATCATTGTAACAGCATTGGCTGCAATCGTTGTAGTCTTTGCAGGTGTTGGTATTTATATGTTGACAAAGGACTCACCGTTCATTGTCGACCCCGTTCACGTTCTAGCCGAAGAAGCAGCATCTGAGCCGACTTCAAAGGCAGATGATACGGATGATCAAGAATATAAAGTCCCGCCGATTGTAGTAACCCCTCCGGCTGAAAAAACCATCAAAGATACAAAAAACAGCACCCCAGAGGAAAACACCGAGGTAGTTACCAAAAATCCCGATGGGACAAAAACCACTGAAATCGTGAGACCAGAGTTTGAAAAGCCAGAACCGCCAGCACCACCAGAGGTAGATGAGAAAGAAGCAATGGACCCCGAAAAGCCACCCGAATACACACCTGAACAAAAAAAGCCAAACAAAGAACCTAAGAAACCAACAGGCGGAGAATCCAACAATAAAGGTGAGATTTATGTTCCAGGCTTTGGTTGGCAAAAACCTGTAGAGAATACATTTGAAGTTGCAGAAAATGCAGGTACAGGTGAAGTAATCGGATACTAA
- a CDS encoding relaxase MobL: MVVFKQLSDIKKDGTKYNKQDYMFYTNYIATRDGAVYGDELEHGLFGKYGDIEQASDIKCLRDAETYVGNIYDDDKEIYRCVISLTEEEAVEFGYTDREKWTELLNSKMFDIGEEYHIKYADLEYMASVHFEPGHPHVQFNFWDKNQTIKNKIISKPQFEKRTERVRACLAKEVYKDNIRDILQGKEMQEKTVVSGFNAFLRGISQQEITAAELDLKSIFPELCEEKMMNIKDMDDRYLSFVYDDMQKVEQSILEHYPKGALKYKYLPSECKETLNSLTDTILQHPDFRKEFNCYLHSVKLYSTALGNGSKTIADTQRKAAKEIYKKFGNRILNNLKENIHLPTQGGVDIVINEALDAASIFDQRIINLCDDNRVFHLEDLDGNERLQWRVSKLEKLGAITNYGMRYEVSQEFAEKVKELVSNFKQNKLWGIDRHFVELKQFTLDDLKGHPKNEKGKMEKRLPLLLVTGLIEEKDGAYVITKEYRELYKMQLERYKQEQFENWFKENIDNDVTISIYDGVFLRMGENGAFTRADMEQADNSSKTEFRLRRLVAEDYILNDGDTFTLTEKFREEIGAKLEEFKSRLYRVDKAFVHLECFTIKDIQANEENRKKNEMDELGAMEKRLPALLATGFVLEQDGVYMVSDEYRTAVLTSTADYHQKYFDEKNQAQSPNISRLNLFDSEFLCIAKDNQFSQAEIEQHNESGRLDWRLRQLIGSGLIEADGIQYTLTDRFLKKIAFTQKLFEKNFKVEYKDSAFVRLAVDGCISKETLPSHKNSSYLKWRIYGLQYKGLVHFDGSTYSLTDEFYENIALSKEKYCKTFQVRLVDKLFERIGNEFTTEDIAAHPQADLLIGRLEGLRYKGLINFDGESYSITEELKQQVQNCSENFLFKASDGALLKFLEGDKTEILKTAIENDFRYDWLKMRLQEFLIKDYAKENENKYILTKDAVEGIKEAAQSNMGEFRLRYFDSNFLEFDSCFTLDDVECHKEGLFLVDRIRALVKNEYLEAEDDHYMVTDKLFHELEELDESVEPNAFDMNLLRMADEDNTILHSTISELESPIRTEYRLQDLICKGYVTHNGDGYLLEDDFVEQVNQCYEEFKSHFLVQPYDDSFIQLSKEGVLEEKALSTMDDFIKKRLSSLLLIEYVKKEDDRYIISDTLKQEVCEAKESFTINHFDYDIVRLSNGNGKVPFDKVLNSANGEYLERRVYSLIAMGEITLNDGQLMLTQHFCNAAKLAHQQFDAHFKISSYDIKFLQLNGTLVFSKDDLEKDEDFVYLSSRLRSLVQQGYINRLDEDTYKISDDLITDAQKAFDEFELFYSDIRFLRINGTNQFTDEEMDYSYSKRLRELMQQGCINKSEDTYSMGEKFVTDVQALYDEFKEDFTIQPCDGYFTAWAKDGGFRLEDLNQNEFFTNRLYSLLLLEYIKKDGEQYVVTEELKNAVIQARQEFSFNHYDIELIKISDKYGNLTVTDVLSNINADYLEKRMYSLIATGHIRMQGDRIHLPREFICAANQCAQSYISTFKVNCYDSEFFKLGTKFTKEQVEKHEDSLYLKSRLRSLLQKNLIWFDGKDYNINPLLAPSVDVAIKRFEIKGTDNRFLQINGTGSFSQKEADAHFELGARLRDLCSTGWIMKTKDTYTVSEQMKLQIKWHTAEFAQTKIGIWDLPFRSLAYPQGFTKADLKVRFSEQYEALSNRLDYLHANDLFEKIGERYFIKQPLLIGIERAEQVQRGFRRQAAVSLLMDVYKLFSKTVNQENLSRSNKRKHFKDMSEEAKKDMAAEQSSAGTSWEEYER; this comes from the coding sequence ATGGTGGTCTTCAAACAGCTGTCGGACATCAAAAAGGACGGCACAAAGTATAACAAACAAGATTATATGTTTTACACCAATTACATTGCCACACGGGACGGCGCAGTTTATGGGGATGAATTGGAGCACGGCTTGTTTGGCAAGTATGGCGACATAGAACAAGCGTCAGACATTAAATGTTTGCGCGATGCGGAAACCTATGTAGGAAACATCTATGACGATGATAAAGAAATTTACCGATGTGTCATTTCTCTTACAGAGGAAGAAGCGGTAGAGTTTGGCTATACCGACCGAGAAAAATGGACGGAATTGCTGAACAGTAAGATGTTTGATATCGGAGAAGAATACCACATCAAATATGCAGATTTAGAGTATATGGCAAGCGTTCATTTTGAACCAGGACATCCGCATGTACAATTCAATTTTTGGGATAAAAACCAAACAATTAAAAACAAAATCATATCAAAACCGCAGTTTGAAAAACGGACGGAACGTGTACGGGCTTGTCTAGCTAAGGAAGTATACAAAGACAATATACGGGACATTCTGCAAGGCAAAGAGATGCAGGAAAAAACAGTTGTTTCCGGCTTTAACGCATTTTTAAGGGGCATTTCGCAGCAGGAAATAACCGCGGCAGAACTGGACCTCAAAAGCATTTTTCCGGAACTCTGCGAAGAAAAAATGATGAACATCAAGGATATGGATGATCGCTACCTAAGTTTCGTTTATGACGATATGCAGAAAGTAGAGCAATCCATATTAGAACATTACCCCAAAGGCGCCCTCAAATATAAATACCTGCCGTCGGAATGTAAAGAAACACTAAACTCTTTAACCGATACCATTTTACAGCACCCCGACTTTCGTAAAGAGTTTAACTGTTACCTGCATTCAGTAAAGCTGTATTCTACCGCACTCGGTAATGGCTCTAAAACCATTGCAGACACACAGCGCAAAGCCGCCAAGGAAATATATAAGAAGTTTGGTAACAGGATACTCAATAACCTGAAAGAAAATATCCATCTTCCAACGCAAGGCGGTGTAGACATTGTTATAAATGAAGCTTTGGATGCGGCAAGTATCTTTGACCAACGTATTATAAATCTCTGCGATGATAACCGAGTTTTTCATCTTGAAGATTTAGACGGAAACGAGCGCCTGCAATGGAGAGTAAGTAAACTGGAGAAATTAGGAGCAATCACCAACTACGGTATGCGCTACGAAGTTTCGCAAGAATTTGCAGAGAAAGTAAAGGAACTGGTTAGCAATTTTAAGCAAAACAAGCTTTGGGGTATCGACCGACACTTTGTGGAACTCAAACAGTTCACTTTGGACGATTTAAAAGGTCATCCCAAAAATGAAAAAGGCAAAATGGAAAAACGACTTCCACTGCTGCTTGTAACGGGACTTATTGAAGAAAAAGACGGGGCTTACGTTATTACAAAAGAGTACCGGGAACTATACAAGATGCAGCTGGAACGCTACAAGCAAGAGCAGTTTGAAAACTGGTTCAAAGAGAATATCGACAATGACGTCACCATCAGTATTTATGATGGTGTGTTTTTGCGTATGGGGGAAAATGGTGCATTTACCCGAGCAGATATGGAACAGGCAGACAACAGTTCGAAAACAGAATTTCGGTTGCGCAGGTTAGTTGCAGAGGATTACATCCTAAATGACGGCGATACTTTTACATTAACCGAAAAATTTCGTGAGGAAATCGGTGCAAAACTGGAGGAGTTCAAAAGCCGGCTCTATAGGGTAGATAAGGCTTTCGTTCATCTGGAATGTTTTACAATAAAAGACATCCAAGCAAATGAAGAAAACCGCAAAAAGAACGAAATGGATGAACTGGGAGCGATGGAAAAAAGGTTGCCGGCATTGCTTGCGACAGGTTTTGTTTTAGAGCAGGACGGCGTGTACATGGTTTCGGATGAGTACCGCACTGCAGTGCTTACCTCAACCGCTGATTACCACCAAAAATACTTTGATGAAAAGAACCAAGCTCAAAGCCCAAACATTTCAAGGTTAAACTTGTTTGACAGTGAATTTTTATGTATTGCAAAGGACAACCAATTTTCGCAAGCAGAAATTGAACAACACAACGAAAGCGGTAGGTTGGACTGGAGATTAAGGCAACTCATCGGTAGTGGGTTAATTGAAGCAGACGGTATCCAATACACCCTTACCGACCGCTTTCTTAAAAAAATAGCTTTTACGCAAAAGCTATTTGAGAAGAACTTCAAAGTCGAGTACAAAGACAGTGCCTTTGTACGGTTAGCGGTGGATGGTTGTATCAGCAAAGAAACGCTGCCGTCACATAAAAATAGCAGTTATTTAAAATGGCGCATCTATGGATTGCAGTACAAAGGGCTTGTTCACTTTGATGGCAGCACTTATTCCTTGACAGATGAGTTCTACGAAAACATTGCACTTTCCAAAGAAAAATATTGTAAAACCTTTCAAGTTCGCTTGGTTGATAAACTGTTCGAACGAATCGGTAATGAGTTCACGACCGAAGATATCGCCGCTCATCCGCAGGCAGATCTGCTTATCGGTCGATTGGAAGGGCTGCGATACAAGGGGCTTATAAACTTTGATGGCGAAAGCTATTCTATTACCGAAGAACTAAAGCAGCAGGTGCAAAATTGTTCCGAGAATTTTTTATTCAAGGCTTCGGATGGAGCACTTTTAAAATTTTTGGAGGGTGATAAAACAGAAATACTGAAAACAGCGATTGAAAATGATTTTCGATACGATTGGTTGAAGATGCGCCTGCAGGAGTTTCTTATAAAGGATTATGCAAAAGAAAATGAAAATAAGTACATTCTAACAAAGGATGCAGTGGAGGGAATAAAGGAAGCTGCTCAAAGCAATATGGGGGAATTTAGACTCAGATACTTTGACAGTAACTTTCTTGAGTTTGATAGCTGTTTTACCTTGGATGATGTGGAGTGCCATAAAGAGGGTTTGTTTTTAGTGGATAGAATCCGTGCTCTTGTGAAAAACGAGTATCTTGAAGCTGAAGATGACCACTATATGGTCACAGATAAACTCTTTCATGAATTGGAAGAGCTTGACGAAAGTGTCGAACCTAATGCCTTTGATATGAACCTTCTTCGCATGGCAGACGAGGACAACACCATCTTACACAGTACCATATCGGAATTGGAAAGCCCAATAAGAACCGAATACCGACTGCAAGACCTTATCTGCAAAGGCTATGTAACACATAACGGCGACGGGTATCTGCTAGAAGACGATTTTGTTGAACAGGTCAACCAATGTTACGAGGAATTCAAAAGCCATTTCTTAGTACAGCCCTATGATGACAGCTTCATCCAATTGAGCAAAGAGGGTGTGTTAGAGGAAAAAGCATTATCAACAATGGATGATTTTATAAAAAAACGCCTTTCCTCTTTACTGCTCATTGAATATGTCAAAAAGGAAGATGACCGCTATATTATTTCAGATACACTAAAACAAGAGGTATGTGAAGCAAAAGAAAGCTTCACGATCAATCATTTTGATTATGATATTGTTAGGCTTTCCAATGGTAACGGGAAAGTTCCTTTTGATAAGGTACTAAACTCTGCAAACGGCGAGTATCTGGAACGCAGAGTTTATTCTCTAATAGCTATGGGTGAAATCACCTTAAATGATGGTCAATTAATGCTTACACAACATTTTTGCAACGCGGCAAAGCTTGCACACCAACAATTCGATGCTCATTTCAAAATCAGTAGCTATGACATCAAGTTCTTACAATTAAACGGCACGCTTGTCTTTTCCAAAGATGACTTGGAAAAAGATGAGGACTTTGTTTACTTGTCAAGCCGATTGCGAAGCCTTGTACAACAGGGTTATATTAACCGATTGGACGAAGATACTTACAAGATAAGCGATGACCTGATTACTGATGCTCAAAAAGCTTTTGACGAGTTCGAACTGTTTTATTCCGATATTCGGTTTTTACGCATCAACGGAACGAATCAATTCACCGATGAGGAAATGGATTATAGCTACAGCAAAAGGCTGCGGGAACTCATGCAGCAGGGATGTATCAACAAATCAGAGGATACTTACTCGATGGGGGAGAAATTCGTAACAGATGTGCAGGCACTATACGATGAGTTCAAAGAGGATTTCACCATCCAGCCTTGCGATGGTTACTTTACCGCGTGGGCAAAAGACGGCGGCTTCCGGTTGGAGGACCTCAACCAAAACGAGTTTTTTACTAACCGGTTGTACTCATTGCTGTTACTGGAGTATATCAAAAAGGACGGTGAACAGTATGTGGTGACAGAGGAACTGAAAAACGCAGTAATTCAAGCAAGGCAAGAGTTCAGCTTTAACCATTATGACATTGAGTTAATTAAGATTTCAGATAAATATGGGAACCTTACCGTAACCGATGTTCTCAGCAATATCAATGCAGATTATCTGGAAAAAAGGATGTACTCCCTCATTGCTACAGGGCATATCCGTATGCAGGGTGACCGCATCCACTTGCCACGGGAATTTATCTGTGCGGCGAATCAATGTGCTCAAAGCTATATATCAACCTTTAAGGTGAATTGTTATGACTCTGAGTTTTTTAAACTTGGTACCAAATTCACCAAAGAACAAGTGGAGAAACACGAAGATAGTCTTTATCTGAAAAGCAGGCTGCGCAGTTTACTGCAAAAGAACCTGATTTGGTTTGACGGCAAGGATTACAATATTAACCCATTACTTGCCCCATCGGTTGATGTGGCGATTAAGCGGTTTGAAATTAAAGGGACAGATAACCGATTCCTGCAAATCAACGGAACAGGTTCTTTTTCGCAAAAGGAGGCAGATGCACATTTTGAACTGGGAGCACGATTGCGTGATTTGTGCAGCACAGGTTGGATTATGAAAACTAAGGATACTTACACTGTATCGGAACAAATGAAGCTGCAAATCAAATGGCACACAGCCGAATTTGCCCAAACAAAAATTGGTATATGGGATCTGCCCTTTCGCTCTTTGGCTTATCCTCAAGGCTTTACCAAAGCAGATTTGAAAGTAAGATTCTCTGAACAATACGAAGCGTTATCCAATCGGCTGGATTATCTGCATGCCAATGATCTGTTTGAAAAAATAGGCGAACGTTATTTTATCAAGCAACCACTTTTAATAGGGATTGAACGTGCTGAGCAAGTACAGCGAGGCTTTCGCCGGCAAGCGGCGGTGAGCTTGCTGATGGATGTATATAAGCTGTTCAGCAAAACGGTAAATCAGGAAAACTTATCACGGTCAAACAAGCGGAAACACTTTAAAGATATGAGTGAAGAAGCGAAAAAGGACATGGCAGCAGAACAGTCGAGTGCAGGAACGAGTTGGGAGGAATACGAAAGATGA
- a CDS encoding VirD4-like conjugal transfer protein, CD1115 family, with translation MKKVRRTAVFIMLFIFLSVIAAYGAYLTHQLLISRFSNIKGLDYNAINAVQCLISERKALILFGGLEAIAVGWLFFCVYTSGTQYQNDMQRITPDIVTPYPSGQKQHGAARWMRKEEYKKAFKKNTFFKLRPSIRKLMQYGYRDLSFYKRNYLFKTAEIEKIYFSTEDSIVQKHFVIGKYQKTQRYNHLFLATKKHTLVFGLRYIPIPNKNLKFRLAVPDVYLLSSAFALSDIVLEKPLIENGGYVVSGQQNLLSDTYYSVAKDIHSVTVGGTRVGKTRFAVLPTICLLALAGESMVNIDVKGELYLSSCMFLKRLGYKVYALDFVEPEKSNRYNFLKPVIDYLQQDEISKAKDATWDIVSSLVGEAKGEKIWNNGECSVIAFSIFCVAWENMSNPQFQNMTNVYHFIAEMCRAVEKGTLPIIKYAEQLPDSHPAKSLIRISEVAPQRTRGSFFTSALTTLRLFTNDSICHMTNASDIEIDKTGDEKTAVFIILPDEKTTYNSIATLFINQQYQQLVKQARQQGNRLNIRVNFNEDEKGNFPAIPDYDTAITAGGGRGIRFNMFLQSFSQLQEKYGKEKSETIIHNCEIWNFMQSTSESTIKQFQERMGSYTVKSQSGSSSANMSGYNSSFSSGYNLMARKLLETDEFAKINRPYQLILSRESPAMMTALPLEKTMFNKMMGLGNEAHNQKVYEERNARRPIADVAQTGNNLWGIWKVYQAKEKVQEIDPSQVQGDTTQYYRQNSDGYDDYYKNCATKEEYDEGLDED, from the coding sequence TTGAAAAAAGTAAGGCGAACAGCAGTTTTTATAATGCTGTTCATTTTTTTATCTGTTATAGCAGCCTACGGGGCATATCTAACGCACCAGTTGCTTATCAGCCGCTTTAGCAATATCAAGGGGCTGGATTACAATGCAATTAACGCTGTACAATGCTTAATCTCAGAAAGAAAAGCTTTGATACTGTTTGGAGGATTGGAAGCAATTGCAGTGGGTTGGCTTTTCTTTTGTGTGTATACAAGCGGCACACAATATCAAAACGATATGCAGAGAATTACACCAGATATTGTCACCCCATATCCATCCGGACAAAAGCAGCATGGTGCAGCACGGTGGATGCGAAAAGAAGAATACAAAAAAGCATTTAAAAAAAACACATTTTTTAAGCTAAGACCGAGCATACGGAAGCTGATGCAGTACGGCTACCGTGACTTAAGCTTTTACAAGCGCAACTACTTGTTTAAAACCGCTGAAATTGAGAAGATTTATTTTAGTACTGAGGACAGCATTGTGCAAAAACATTTTGTAATTGGCAAATACCAAAAGACACAGCGGTATAATCACCTGTTTCTTGCAACGAAAAAGCATACACTTGTGTTTGGACTCCGGTACATACCAATACCGAATAAAAACTTAAAATTTCGTTTAGCCGTACCGGATGTCTATTTATTGAGTTCAGCGTTTGCATTATCGGATATTGTGCTTGAAAAGCCCCTGATTGAAAACGGAGGCTACGTGGTCAGCGGTCAGCAAAATCTTTTATCCGATACCTATTACAGCGTTGCAAAAGATATACACAGTGTCACGGTGGGCGGTACACGCGTGGGTAAAACTCGTTTTGCTGTGCTGCCTACCATTTGTTTACTGGCACTTGCCGGTGAAAGCATGGTTAATATAGACGTCAAAGGCGAATTGTACCTTTCGAGTTGTATGTTTCTCAAACGATTGGGCTACAAAGTGTATGCACTGGATTTTGTAGAGCCGGAAAAAAGCAACCGCTACAATTTTTTAAAGCCGGTCATTGATTACCTGCAACAAGATGAAATTTCCAAAGCAAAGGATGCCACCTGGGATATTGTTTCATCCTTAGTTGGAGAAGCAAAGGGCGAAAAGATATGGAATAACGGTGAATGTTCGGTCATCGCTTTCTCCATCTTCTGCGTTGCGTGGGAGAATATGAGCAACCCACAATTCCAAAATATGACCAACGTCTATCATTTCATAGCCGAAATGTGCCGTGCGGTTGAAAAAGGTACGCTGCCGATTATCAAGTATGCAGAGCAGCTGCCTGATTCGCATCCGGCAAAAAGTCTTATTCGTATCAGTGAGGTTGCACCACAGCGTACAAGAGGCAGCTTTTTCACTTCTGCGCTTACCACACTTCGCCTGTTTACAAACGACTCCATCTGTCATATGACAAATGCCAGTGACATTGAAATTGACAAAACCGGAGATGAAAAGACCGCCGTTTTTATCATTCTGCCGGATGAAAAAACCACCTACAACAGCATTGCGACCTTGTTTATCAATCAGCAGTATCAGCAATTAGTAAAACAAGCAAGACAGCAAGGAAACCGCTTGAACATTCGTGTTAACTTCAATGAGGATGAAAAAGGCAACTTTCCCGCCATACCGGACTATGATACCGCAATCACCGCAGGCGGTGGCCGCGGTATCCGGTTTAACATGTTCTTGCAGAGCTTTTCACAGCTTCAAGAAAAGTACGGCAAAGAAAAATCAGAAACCATCATCCACAACTGTGAGATATGGAACTTTATGCAAAGTACCAGCGAGAGCACCATTAAGCAGTTCCAGGAGCGTATGGGCAGTTATACCGTCAAGAGCCAGTCCGGAAGTTCCAGTGCAAATATGTCCGGGTATAATTCTTCGTTTTCATCCGGCTATAATTTAATGGCTCGAAAGTTGCTTGAAACAGACGAGTTTGCAAAAATCAACCGACCGTATCAGCTCATCTTATCGAGGGAAAGTCCCGCCATGATGACAGCATTACCACTGGAAAAAACCATGTTTAACAAGATGATGGGACTTGGAAATGAAGCCCATAACCAAAAAGTATACGAAGAGCGCAACGCGCGCCGCCCCATAGCAGATGTGGCACAGACCGGTAACAACCTATGGGGCATTTGGAAAGTATACCAGGCAAAAGAAAAAGTACAGGAAATCGACCCATCACAGGTTCAGGGAGATACCACGCAATATTACAGACAGAACTCAGATGGGTATGATGATTATTACAAAAACTGTGCGACAAAGGAGGAATACGACGAAGGGCTAGACGAGGATTAA